Proteins encoded by one window of Salvia splendens isolate huo1 chromosome 7, SspV2, whole genome shotgun sequence:
- the LOC121742553 gene encoding transcription factor MYB59-like isoform X1: MKMKMKMKMEKEEVRKGPWTEEEDVQLVFYVNLFGDRRWDFVAKVSGLKRTGKSCRLRWVNYLHPGLKRGKMTPNEERLVVELQSKWGNRWSRIARKLPGRTDNEIKNYWRTHMRKKAQERKKNKKGSSSSSSSTSSSSSSSSSNSSSSSSAPTSPGPGESTLAKGKGAGAEGERSFYDTGGVKLPGTGVLEVEEENKVYSMDDLWKEFEFPEENCGLTAQAVASPIWDYCPTDSLWSMSEEERQHQPVGDHHFQSFPFYNYMIG; encoded by the exons atgaaaatgaaaatgaaaatgaaaatggagaAAGAAGAAGTAAGAAAAGGGCCATGGACAGAAGAAGAGGATGTCCAGCTTGTATTCTACGTGAACTTGTTTGGTGATCGGAGATGGGATTTCGTTGCGAAAGTTTCAG GTTTGAAACGAACCGGCAAGAGCTGCCGGCTGCGGTGGGTTAACTACCTCCACCCCGGCCTCAAACGAGGCAAGATGACTCCCAACGAAGAGCGTCTCGTCGTTGAGCTTCAGTCCAAATGGGGAAATAG ATGGTCGAGAATCGCCCGAAAACTGCCTGGGCGCACGGACAACGAGATCAAGAACTACTGGAGGACCCACATGAGGAAGAAGGCTCaagagaggaagaagaacaagaaaggttcttcttcttcctcgtcttcgacttcttcttcatcttcatcttcatcttccaactcctcctcctcctcgtccgcccccACCAGCCCTGGGCCGGGGGAGTCTACCCTGGCCAAGGGGAAGGGTGCGGGGGCAGAGGGGGAGCGGAGTTTCTACGACACCGGTGGGGTGAAACTACCAGGAACTGGTGTTTTGGAGGTGGAAGAAGAGAACAAGGTATACTCCATGGATGATCTATGGAAGGAATTCGAGTTTCCGGAGGAGAACTGCGGGCTCACCGCTCAAGCAGTGGCCTCGCCCATATGGGATTACTGCCCAACTGACTCTTTGTGGAGTatgagtgaagaagagaggcAACATCAGCCTGTGGGGGATCATCACTTTCAGTCTTTCCCTTTTTACAATTATATGATTGGCTAA
- the LOC121742553 gene encoding transcription factor MYB48-like isoform X2 → MGFRCESFRFEGWRETQYIGLKRTGKSCRLRWVNYLHPGLKRGKMTPNEERLVVELQSKWGNRWSRIARKLPGRTDNEIKNYWRTHMRKKAQERKKNKKGSSSSSSSTSSSSSSSSSNSSSSSSAPTSPGPGESTLAKGKGAGAEGERSFYDTGGVKLPGTGVLEVEEENKVYSMDDLWKEFEFPEENCGLTAQAVASPIWDYCPTDSLWSMSEEERQHQPVGDHHFQSFPFYNYMIG, encoded by the exons ATGGGATTTCGTTGCGAAAGTTTCAGGTTTGAAGGTTGGCGGGAGACACAATATATAG GTTTGAAACGAACCGGCAAGAGCTGCCGGCTGCGGTGGGTTAACTACCTCCACCCCGGCCTCAAACGAGGCAAGATGACTCCCAACGAAGAGCGTCTCGTCGTTGAGCTTCAGTCCAAATGGGGAAATAG ATGGTCGAGAATCGCCCGAAAACTGCCTGGGCGCACGGACAACGAGATCAAGAACTACTGGAGGACCCACATGAGGAAGAAGGCTCaagagaggaagaagaacaagaaaggttcttcttcttcctcgtcttcgacttcttcttcatcttcatcttcatcttccaactcctcctcctcctcgtccgcccccACCAGCCCTGGGCCGGGGGAGTCTACCCTGGCCAAGGGGAAGGGTGCGGGGGCAGAGGGGGAGCGGAGTTTCTACGACACCGGTGGGGTGAAACTACCAGGAACTGGTGTTTTGGAGGTGGAAGAAGAGAACAAGGTATACTCCATGGATGATCTATGGAAGGAATTCGAGTTTCCGGAGGAGAACTGCGGGCTCACCGCTCAAGCAGTGGCCTCGCCCATATGGGATTACTGCCCAACTGACTCTTTGTGGAGTatgagtgaagaagagaggcAACATCAGCCTGTGGGGGATCATCACTTTCAGTCTTTCCCTTTTTACAATTATATGATTGGCTAA
- the LOC121811059 gene encoding 40S ribosomal protein S15a produces the protein MVRVSVLNDALKSMYNAEKRGKRQVMIRPSSKVIIKFLIVMQKHGYIGEFEYVDDHRSGKIVVELNGRLNKCGVISPRFDVGVKEIEPWTARLLPSRQFGYIVLTTSAGIMDHEEARRKNVGGKVLGFFY, from the exons ATGGTGAGAGTAAGTGTGCTTAATGATGCTCTGAAAAGCATGTACAATGCTGAAAAGAGAGGAAAGCGCCAGGTCATGATCAGGCCTTCGTCGAAAGTTATTATTAAGTTTCTTATTGTCATGCAAAAACATG GATATATCGGAGAGTTTGAGTATGTTGATGACCACAGATCTGGAAAGATTGTGGTTGAACTGAACGGTAGGTTGAACAAATGTGGTGTTATCAGCCCCCGCTTTGATGTCGGTGTCAAGGAAATTGAGCCCTGGACTGCGAGGCTGCTCCCATCAAGACAG TTCGGCTACATTGTGCTGACAACATCTGCTGGAATCATGGATCATGAAGAAGCTCGTAGAAAGAACGTTGGAGGCAAAGTTCTCGGTTTCTTTTACTGA